A window of the Juglans microcarpa x Juglans regia isolate MS1-56 chromosome 5D, Jm3101_v1.0, whole genome shotgun sequence genome harbors these coding sequences:
- the LOC121265751 gene encoding pescadillo-like, translating into MVLKLFNEVLPEGSTLPKDDEYMRHPADSLARQSFDDQYLEFGNEARNVRLELTTDGFNPFGNMSISYNTWPVVLLLYILPSWRDDVPPIHLDPSILNDHSVHEVSEEEEEEEESEEEVGEEDEEEDDNDEDVIEVDSKTSLENTSREEE; encoded by the exons ATGGTTTTAAAGTTATTTAATGAGGTGCTTCCTGAAGGTTCTACATTGCCgaaggatgatgaatatatgaggcacccagctgacTCACTTGCAAGGCAATCCTTTGATGATCAATACCTAGAGTTTGGCAACGAAGCTCGTAATGTGCGTCTAGAGCTAACAACGGATGGATTCAATCCCTTTGGCAATATGAGTATAAGTTACAACACCTGGCCTGTAGTGTTGCTTCTGTATATTCTTCCatcatggag AGATGACGTCCCACCTATACATCTCGACCCAtccatattaaatgatcattcagtGCATGAAgtaagtgaagaagaagaagaagaagaagagtccgAAGAGGAAGTCggtgaagaagacgaagaagaagatgataatgacgaagatgttattgaagTCGATTCTAAAACAAGCCTGGAAAATACATctagagaagaagaataa